One window from the genome of Poecilia reticulata strain Guanapo linkage group LG9, Guppy_female_1.0+MT, whole genome shotgun sequence encodes:
- the trpv4 gene encoding transient receptor potential cation channel subfamily V member 4, producing MNEGRSALLRRCHLVKADTLGAPSENAGDGAKSQAENDAAFPLSELSNLFESEDGSQSAQDTSLDTTLEQAQPGVQPGQPGQPSDGRQNFRMKFQGAFKKGITNPMDLLETTMYESNVVPGPKKAPMDSLFDYGTYGDTSNQKKRRKKLPRGKTEMSLDESQSTDQPKVLKTFTRFTLFDCVSRGDPEALKGLLEYLQSQEKRLTDEEFRELSTGKTCLPKALLNLYGGRNETIPVLVDIAEKTGNLREFINTPFRDVFYRGQTALHIAIERRCKHYVKLLMEKGADVHAQARGRFFQPKDEGGYFYFGELPLSLAACTNQPDIVHYLTENPHKKADLRRQDSRGNTVLHALVHIADNTKDNTRFLTKMYDLLLIKCAKLFPDCNLETILNNDGMSPLMMAAKLGKIGVFQHIIRREVKDEEVRHLSRKFKDWAYGPVYSSLYDLSSLDTCGEEPSVLEILVYNSNEKVHEMLAVEPINELLMAKWQKFAAATFYISVVSYLISMIIFTLVAYYHPTMKEPPPYPYKTSSDYLRMAGEIVTLASAIFFFFTNVKNILLRKCPEVKSLVFDGSFQLLYFIYAVLIIITAALYLSGIKAYVAVMVFALVLGWMNTLYFTRGLKLTGTYSIMIQKILFKDLFRFLLVYVLFMIGYASALVSLLPVCPTESAKNSTTYCRNPDTFSTFLLDLFELTIGMGDLDMIHSALYPGVFLILLVSYIILTFVLLLNMLIALMGETVGQVSKESKKIWKLQWATTILDIERAFPVCIRKSFRAGEMVTVGKNLDGSPDRRWCFRVDEVNWCHWNQNLAIISEDPGKTDMSQTNGVQPGVKSLRRDRWSTMIPRVVELSRGPRSHDLVVEMEPLTPR from the exons ATGAATGAG GGCcgctctgctctgctcagaAGGTGTCACCTCGTCAAGGCGGACACCCTCGGTGCTCCTTCTGAGAACGCTGGAGATGGTGCGAAATCTCAGGCAGAAAATGATGCCGCATTCCCACTGTCTGAACTCTCTAACCTGTTTGAGAGCGAGGATGGCTCCCAATCAGCACAGGACACAAGTCTGGATACGACTCTGGAGCAGGCTCAGCCCGGCGTCCAGCCCGGCCAGCCCGGCCAGCCCTCAGACGGCAGACAGAACTTCAGGATGAAATTTCAAGGTGCATTCAAGAAGGGCATTACAAACCCAATGGACCTGCTGGAAACCACCATGTATGAGTCAAATGTGGTGCCAGGACCTAAAAAAGCCCCCATGGACTCCCTCTTTGACTATGGCACCTATGGAGACACAAGCAATCAGAAGAAACGCAGGAAGAAACTCCCAAGAGG TAAAACAGAGATGTCTTTGGATGAGAGTCAAAGCACCGACCAACCAAAAGTACTGAAAACATTCACTCGCTTCACACTGTTCGACTGTGTGTCTCGTGGAGACCCAGAGGCCCTCAAGGGTCTGCTGGAATACCTGCAAAGTCAGGAGAAGAGGCTCACAGATGAGGAGTTCAGAG AGCTATCCACTGGAAAGACGTGTCTTCCCAAAGCCCTGCTCAACCTTTACGGTGGTCGGAACGAAACCATTCCAGTGCTGGTGGACATTGCAGAGAAGACGGGAAACCTCAGAGAGTTTATAAACACTCCTTTCAGGGACGTCTTCTACAGAG GCCAGACGGCGCTCCACATCGCCATCGAGCGACGCTGCAAGCATTATGTGAAGCTGCTGATGGAGAAGGGAGCAGATGTCCACGCTCAAGCCCGGGGACGCTTCTTCCAGCCCAAAGATGAGGGCGGCTACTTCTACTTTG GTGAGCTTCCCCTCTCTCTGGCCGCCTGCACCAACCAGCCTGACATAGTGCACTACCTGACAGAAAATCCACACAAGAAGGCCGACCTGCGGCGCCAGGATTCACGCGGAAACACTGTGCTGCACGCGCTCGTGCACATCGCCGACAACACCAAGGACAACACTCGTTTCCTCACAAAGATGTACGACCTGCTGCTGATTAAGTGTGCCAAGCTCTTCCCAGACTGCAACCTGGAGACGATACTCAACAACGACGGCATGTCACCCCTCATGATGGCCGCCAAACTTGGAAAAATTGGG GTTTTCCAGCATATCATTCGACGTGAGGTCAAAGATGAAGAAGTTCGTCATCTGTCACGTAAATTTAAGGACTGGGCTTACGGTCCAGTGTACTCCTCCCTCTACGACCTGTCCTCATTGGACACATGTGGAGAGGAACCATCTGTGCTTGAGATTCTAGTATACAACAGcaatgag AAAGTACACGAGATGCTGGCTGTGGAGCCCATCAATGAGCTGCTGATGGCCAAGTGGCAGAAGTTTGCTGCTGCCACTTTTTACATCAGCGTGGTGTCCTACCTCATCTCCATGATCATCTTCACCTTGGTGGCGTATTACCACCCAACAATGAAGGAG CCGCCTCCTTACCCCTACAAGACCTCATCTGACTATTTACGGATGGCTGGAGAGATTGTAACACTGGCATCGGCgatcttctttttcttcacaaat GTTAAGAACATCCTGCTGAGAAAGTGTCCTGAGGTGAAATCTTTAGTTTTTGATGGATCCTTTCAGCTGCTGTA CTTCATCTACGCTGTCCTGATTATCATCACTGCTGCTCTCTACCTGTCTGGCATCAAAGCCTACGTCGCTGTGATGGTGTTTGCACTCGTCCTGGGGTGGATGAACACGCTTTACTTTACCAGAGGCCTGAAGCTCACTGGTACCTACAGCATCATGATTCAGAAG ATTCTTTTCAAAGATCTGTTCAGATTCCTGCTTGTCTATGTGCTCTTTATGATTGGTTATGCTTCAG CCTTGGTGTCTCTGTTGCCAGTTTGTCCCACGGAGTCTGCTAAGAACTCCACCACCTACTGCAGGAACCCAGACACTTTCAGCACTTTCCTTCTGGACCTGTTCGAACTGACTATCGGGATGGGAGATTTGGACATGATCCACAGTGCACTATACCCTGGAGTTTTTCTCATCCTCTTAGTCTCCTATATTATCCTCACCTTTGTGCTGCTACTCAACATGTTGATTGCCTTGATGGGGGAGACAGTGGGACAGGTATCCAAAGAGAGCAAGAAGATCTGGAAACTTCAG TGGGCAACGACTATCTTGGACATCGAGCGCGCGTTCCCAGTGTGTATTCGCAAGTCTTTCCGAGCCGGGGAGATGGTGACTGTGGGGAAGAACCTAGATGGTTCACCAGATCGACGGTGGTGTTTCAG GGTGGACGAGGTAAATTGGTGCCACTGGAATCAGAACCTTGCAATAATCAGTGAGGATCCGGGCAAGACTGATATGAGCCAAACCAACGGGGTGCAGCCAGGTGTCAAAAGCCTGAGGAGAG ACCGCTGGTCCACTATGATCCCTCGGGTGGTGGAGTTAAGCAGAGGCCCTCGCTCTCATGATCTGGTGGTAGAGATGGAGCCCCTGACGCCAAGATAG
- the fam222aa gene encoding protein FAM222A produces MLACLQRRQNPPPQHPVCVSKTLEPPQVLGRKCDLVVPSPSSRYPTAAELDAYAQKTANNPLSIKIFPTNIRVPQHKHLNRTVNGYDTTGQRYSPYPHLHTGGYQGLLAIVKSSSSSSSTFGHSKGVLKNSEGRRTKLSPAHIAVAPYPPPNSSTLASSHGQMVYHSGPSKPPEGSGHSVPPNVTVAGSVIPVTGGRGLSLPAQSNLPSIQSIIYQINQHCQAQALQQVCQGASTAPTNSSPSKQVTAVMGVGSSSSGGGYVVGMGPQANMVYTGSGLPAQSAEVMKSGIYAEGMDYILWQKQQQQQHQQQQQQQQAVLRMYSGGSGGGGAISKSPETCIPGGGIMAAQVSSSSSSRPYHLTASASGGGGLDKVSSSPLNCVGMHGNFSVGQYFAPPWNSVLVTPDSDCYNPQELLGTSTGGPATGHREMGYPHHHHHYHHNHHHPTVDSGGGLCCSLPSKSLCNTSVLSSSLQSLEYLINDIHPPCIKEQMLGKGYETVSVPRLLDHQHAHIRLPVYR; encoded by the coding sequence GTGACCTGGTGGTACCTTCACCTTCCTCACGGTACCCTACAGCAGCAGAACTCGATGCTTATGCTCAGAAGACGGCAAACAACCCACTGTCCATCAAGATTTTCCCCACCAACATCAGGGTTCCCCAGCACAAGCACCTTAACCGGACTGTGAACGGATATGATACCACGGGGCAACGCTACAGCCCTTACCCCCATCTCCACACAGGAGGGTACCAGGGTCTCCTTGCCATCGTCAAGTCctcatcatcgtcgtcatccACCTTTGGTCACTCCAAAGGCGTTCTCAAGAACTCAGAAGGCAGACGGACTAAGCTCTCTCCAGCTCACATAGCGGTGGCCCCGTATCCACCCCCTAATAGTAGCACTTTAGCCAGCAGTCATGGCCAAATGGTATACCACTCTGGGCCCTCAAAGCCTCCAGAAGGCTCTGGACATTCAGTACCCCCAAATGTCACTGTGGCTGGCTCTGTGATTCCTGTAACCGGGGGCCGAGGCCTGTCCCTGCCTGCACAGTCCAATCTCCCCTCCATTCAGAGTATCATCTATCAGATCAACCAACATTGCCAGGCTCAGGCCCTGCAGCAGGTGTGTCAGGGGGCTTCCACTGCACCAACAAATTCCAGCCCCTCCAAGCAGGTCACAGCAGTCATGGGGGTCGGTTCGAGCTCCTCAGGGGGAGGCTATGTCGTAGGGATGGGTCCCCAGGCTAACATGGTGTACACGGGATCAGGGCTGCCAGCGCAAAGTGCAGAAGTAATGAAGAGCGGCATATATGCGGAGGGTATGGACTACATCCTGtggcagaaacaacaacagcaacaacaccaacagcagcaacaacaacagcaggcCGTCCTCCGCATGTACAGCGGAGGCAGCGGAGGAGGGGGCGCCATCAGCAAGTCCCCCGAAACCTGCATTCCAGGTGGAGGAATCATGGCAGCCCAggtgtcctcctcctcctcctccagaccTTACCACCTGACGGCGAGTGCCAGCGGCGGGGGCGGGCTTGACAAAGTCAGTTCTTCCCCTTTGAACTGTGTGGGCATGCACGGGAATTTCTCAGTGGGTCAGTACTTTGCACCGCCGTGGAACAGCGTGCTGGTGACGCCCGACAGTGACTGCTACAACCCCCAGGAGCTGCTGGGCACCTCCACGGGAGGCCCGGCGACGGGCCACAGAGAAATGGGCTATCCTCACCACCATCACCACTACCACCATAACCACCACCACCCCACCGTTGACAGCGGCGGGGGTCTGTGCTGCAGCCTGCCCAGCAAGAGCCTGTGCAACACCTCAGTGCTGAGCAGCAGCCTGCAGTCTCTGGAGTATCTGATCAACGACATCCACCCGCCCTGCATCAAGGAGCAGATGCTCGGCAAAGGCTACGAGACTGTGTCGGTGCCGCGGCTGTTGGACCACCAGCACGCACACATCCGCCTTCCTGTTTACAGATAG